From the genome of Corallincola holothuriorum:
TATTTGCCGACTGACGGTGGGCTGTGGCACATGATGTTTATCTGATACAGCTGTGAAGCTGCCAAGTTCGGCAACGGCGAGAAAAAACTCTATTTGCTCAATTCTAAATGACATGACTAAGGGGGCAACGGGTTGTTATCCACAGCTTAGTCTAGGGGACATGATTATTCACTAATTGAATTTTAGATAAAAGAAAGCTCGGGGATCACCCGAGCTTTTAAAAAGGCTTTTGGCCCATCTCCAGGGTGGTTACTTAGATGAAGCATCCACAATTTGTTGCATGTCGGTCATATAACCGCGTAGCTCCTGACCGATCCACTCCACTGGGTGGTTTTGGATTGCGTCATTCACTTCATTTAAGCGAACGTTATCAACGCTGGTGGAGGTCAGAGAAAGTCCTTTACCGATCACGTCAGTACCGATGTTAGGCATGAACTTCTCGCGCAGCAGTGGTACCGCCACATGAGAGAACAGGTAACAACCGTATTCAGCCGTGTCTGAGATCACTACATTCATTTCGTAAAGACGCTTACGAGCAATGGTATTAGCGATCAGTGGTGTTTCGTGCAGTGACTCGTAGTAAGCCGACTCTTCGATGATGCCAGCAGCGGTCATTGCTTCAAAGGCCAGTTCAACACCGGCTTTCACCATGGCAACTAACATGATGCCGTGGTCGAAGTATTCTTGTTCGTCGATAGCTACATCGCTAACCGGTGCATTTTCAAAACCAGTTTCACCGGTTTCTGCACGCCATTTCAGCAAGTTGGCATCGTCGTTGGCCCAATCTTCCATCATGGTGCGAGAGAATTCGCCAGTGATGATGTCATCCATATGCTTTTCAAACAGTGGGCGCATCAACTCTTTCAACTCTTCAGCCATGTCGAAAGCTTTCAGTTTGGCTGGGTTGCTCAGGCGATCCATCATCAGGGTGATGCCACCGATCTTCAGTGCTTCAGTCACGGTTTCCCAACCGTACTGGATCAACTTGGCGGCGTAGCCAGCGTCGATACCGTCAGCCAGCATTTTCTCGTAACCGAGGATGGCACCGGTTTGCAGCATGCCGCAAAGAATGGTCTGTTCACCCATCAGGTCAGATTTAACTT
Proteins encoded in this window:
- the ilvC gene encoding ketol-acid reductoisomerase codes for the protein MANYFNTLNLRQQLAQLGKCRFMDRSEFADGCEYLKGKKIVIVGCGAQGLNQGLNMRDSGLDVSYALRGAAIAEKRQSWKNASENGFTVGTYEELIPTADLVCNLTPDKQHSNVVNTVMPLMKAGATLGYSHGFNIVEEGMEVRKDLTVVMVAPKCPGSEVREEYKRGFGVPTLMAVHPENDPNGEGEAIAKAWASATGGDRAGVLESSFVAEVKSDLMGEQTILCGMLQTGAILGYEKMLADGIDAGYAAKLIQYGWETVTEALKIGGITLMMDRLSNPAKLKAFDMAEELKELMRPLFEKHMDDIITGEFSRTMMEDWANDDANLLKWRAETGETGFENAPVSDVAIDEQEYFDHGIMLVAMVKAGVELAFEAMTAAGIIEESAYYESLHETPLIANTIARKRLYEMNVVISDTAEYGCYLFSHVAVPLLREKFMPNIGTDVIGKGLSLTSTSVDNVRLNEVNDAIQNHPVEWIGQELRGYMTDMQQIVDASSK